TCCAGCCCGACGTCGTGATCGTGGAGCTGAGTTATGAAGGCCAGGATCTGAAGCTGGCAATGAAGTTCGACGCCTATACCGGGCTGTCCTCCTGGCTTGAGGCCGGGCCGGTCATCGGCGTGGGTACCTGGCGCTAACCGTCGTGGATTTTGTCGCCGATGTGCGCCTGACCGATGGTCCGGTTCTCTGGGCTGCCTGGATCCTCGGTGCGGCTGCAGCACTCTATCTCACCTGGCCCACCCCCGCTCTGAGTACCCGCCGCTCGCTGGTGAACGTGGTTTCCTCCGTCATCGCAGGTGCCGTCGTCGTGGCCATTGTGCACTGGGCATTGATTGACTACTTCTCCACCTTTCCTGAAAATATCCCCCTTGAAGTCCTCACTTGGTGCGTCCCCGCAGTCGCCGCCCTGGTCCTCATGCTCCTGCGGCTGCCGCGGAGTTCATGGCGGCAGCGAAGCCTGGGGCTGGTGGCCTTCGTACTCGTGGGGCTGCTGTGCACGGTACAGGTCAATGCCTACTTCGGCCTCAATCGGACGGTGAGCGACCTCATGGGCACTGCCGTAGCCAGGATCAGCACGCTGGAGCCTGCCCTCACGCACCAGCCGGGCGCCGCGGCTGCCGTCCCGCTCAACGGCTGGCAGCCGAGCAGTGAGCTCCCGAAGGAGGGTGCGCTGCGGAAGGCAAATATTCCCGGCACGGCTTCCGGCCTGTCCACCCGTGACGCCTACCTCTACCTGCCGCCCGCCTATTTTGCAGCCAACCGGCCTGCGCTTCCCGTGCTGCTCCTGTTCTCGGGCCAGCCTGGTGGCCCGGCCGACTGGCTGTCCGGGGGAGCCCTTCGAGCGCACATGGATGACTTTGCCGCCGCTCACGGCGGGGTGGCGCCAGTTGTTGTGGTGGCGGATCCAAACGGTTCCCAGCAGGCAAATACACTCTGCCTGGACAGCAGGATCGCTCATGCTGACACCTACTTATCCAAGGATGTGCCCGCCTGGATCGCTAACACTTTGGATGTCAGCCCTGACCACCGCCACTGGGCTGTGGGCGGATTTTCCTTTGGCGCAACCTGCGCACTCCAGATGGGTACCCGGCATCCGGACGTCTACCGTTCTGTACTGGCGTTTTCGAGCGAGCTGGAACCAGCCCTTGCCAAGGAGCGGCAGAAGACCGTCGACGCCTCATTCCCGGGGGACACTGCCGCCTTTGACCGGCAGACGCCCCTGGCCGTGATGGCAAAGTCGCATTTCGATTCCAGCGCAGCCTACTTCGCGGCCGGCGAGCGTGACCCGGAGTTCATTGGATATATGAAGACCTTGTCCGACGCCGCCCAAAAAGCCGGGTTCAGGGTCGAGTCGAAGCGGGTGCAGTTTGCCGGCCATTCCTGGGATACGCCATCCAAGGGAATGGCGGACGGCCTGGCGTTCCTGGCCGACCGTTGGGGGCTGAAGACGTGACCGCCGGGGGCGGAATCCGAACGGCCGGACTGGCGTGGGCGACCGTGGGCCGGCCCGCGCTTCGCAGG
Above is a window of Arthrobacter pascens DNA encoding:
- a CDS encoding alpha/beta hydrolase, which encodes MDFVADVRLTDGPVLWAAWILGAAAALYLTWPTPALSTRRSLVNVVSSVIAGAVVVAIVHWALIDYFSTFPENIPLEVLTWCVPAVAALVLMLLRLPRSSWRQRSLGLVAFVLVGLLCTVQVNAYFGLNRTVSDLMGTAVARISTLEPALTHQPGAAAAVPLNGWQPSSELPKEGALRKANIPGTASGLSTRDAYLYLPPAYFAANRPALPVLLLFSGQPGGPADWLSGGALRAHMDDFAAAHGGVAPVVVVADPNGSQQANTLCLDSRIAHADTYLSKDVPAWIANTLDVSPDHRHWAVGGFSFGATCALQMGTRHPDVYRSVLAFSSELEPALAKERQKTVDASFPGDTAAFDRQTPLAVMAKSHFDSSAAYFAAGERDPEFIGYMKTLSDAAQKAGFRVESKRVQFAGHSWDTPSKGMADGLAFLADRWGLKT